The Fimbriimonas ginsengisoli Gsoil 348 genome window below encodes:
- a CDS encoding VOC family protein has translation MRPQPMLAVNDVEASSRWYQRLFGCTSGHGGTHYERLIFNGNLVLQLHGIDVEDHHGLIADKTQPLGNGPLIWFEVDDFDALVERAHEMGVEILLDKHCNPPDRNGGPNHWEIWMKDPEGYKVVAVSPDGTADGEWKP, from the coding sequence ATGCGACCTCAACCTATGCTGGCGGTTAACGATGTGGAGGCAAGCAGTCGCTGGTATCAACGCCTTTTCGGATGTACCAGTGGCCACGGGGGAACTCATTATGAGAGACTGATCTTCAACGGAAACCTGGTGCTTCAACTTCACGGCATCGACGTGGAGGACCATCACGGCCTAATCGCGGACAAGACTCAACCGCTAGGAAATGGGCCGCTGATTTGGTTCGAAGTAGACGATTTCGACGCACTGGTGGAGCGAGCCCACGAGATGGGGGTGGAAATATTGTTGGACAAGCACTGTAACCCACCCGACCGAAATGGCGGCCCCAACCACTGGGAGATCTGGATGAAAGACCCCGAGGGGTACAAGGTGGTGGCGGTCAGTCCGGACGGGACCGCCGATGGTGAATGGAAACCATAA
- a CDS encoding Fur family transcriptional regulator yields MHPDVKELLRKSNLRLTAPRLAVLEVVELEGKHRDAEFIVAAARQRLGSLSRQAVYDNLNALVAAGILRRIEPAGRPALYETRVGDNHHHLICRRCHATVDIDCALGAAPCLQPSEDHGFVIDEAEVVYWGLCPACQQIH; encoded by the coding sequence GTGCACCCTGACGTTAAAGAACTACTGCGAAAGTCGAATCTGCGCCTAACCGCGCCTCGGCTCGCGGTGCTCGAGGTGGTTGAGCTCGAGGGCAAGCATCGGGACGCCGAGTTCATTGTCGCCGCTGCGCGGCAGCGACTCGGATCACTGTCGCGACAAGCCGTGTACGACAATCTCAACGCGCTCGTCGCGGCCGGGATCCTCCGCCGGATCGAGCCTGCGGGCCGCCCGGCTCTGTACGAGACTCGCGTCGGTGACAACCACCACCACCTCATTTGTCGACGGTGCCACGCGACCGTCGATATCGACTGCGCCCTCGGCGCCGCACCCTGCCTTCAACCTTCCGAAGACCACGGCTTCGTTATCGACGAAGCCGAGGTTGTTTACTGGGGCCTCTGCCCCGCCTGCCAGCAAATACATTGA